The window TTTGATCTCTTGAGCAGCTTCTCCGTTGGGGAGGGCTGGAAGAGGAGGACGGTCATCTGTCACCAGGACATCAGGTGGGTAGCCTCCCACCTTGGATTGCCTGCAGCAGTGGTGTGTGGGCGGCCAGCCAGCTGGTCAGCCTTTGgaagggcagggctgggtggaACCAGGACTGGGACCCCCGGGCTGCTGCCATTCCTAGCCGCAGCCGCTTAACCAGGGCTGCCTTTTGCATCAACAGTGGAGCAGATATGCAGTTTGTGGAATTCACTTGGCAAAATCAGCTATGTGGTTGggccaaaagagagagagatctgttTAAGtagtgggtgtggtggggggtcTCCCTAGCATTCCTCTCAGTGAGCTTGTGCCCCACAGAGACCAGAAAAGCCCCTGCTGGGCTTGGGTCCCCTCTGTTCCCATGTGCATCTCACAGTGAGCATCTTACTTTAATGACTGTGATCCTAGTGTTTGAAGTGACATGTTTTTCtgatcctccgcctcccgggttcacgccattctcctgcctcagcctcccgagtagctgggactacaggcgcctgccacctcacccggctagttttttgtatttttttagtagagacggggtttcaccatgttagccaggatggtctcgatctcttgacctcgtgatccgcctgtctcagcctcccaaagtgctgggatcacaggcttgagccaccgcacccggccctataGCATAATTCTTAAATGCAAAAGCTTACCTCCCCTGGTGTGTAATTGAAGATGGACTGATCTCTAATTTGGATCACAGCACTAGAGGGCGAGCTGGCTGCTCTGGGCTTGTTCAAAAGTGACAGCCTCCACTGTGATGCCTTCCTAAGGGATTTTCGAGGGTCATTTTGGCTGTGGTTTTTGCCTAATGCTGACCTGAATGTCACTGCTGAATGACAAGTGGCTCTAGTAAATCATTTTCCTTTGGGCCCCTACACACTCTGATTACCTCCTCCCATTCCTGCTCTAGGGTACCCAGTTCAGATGGCCTCTCTGGCCCCTGCCGCCCTCCTGCCTCCTACCCCAGCAAGTACCACGGTCCTCAGCCCACCTCCAACCAAGGAGCAGCTGCTCCCCGAGGTGCCCGGGCTGGCCGGTGGTATCGTGGACGCAAGCCAGACCAGCCTTTGTATGTGCCCCGGGTGCTGCGCAGGCAGGAAGAATGGGGGCTGACCTCTACCTCGGGGCTCAAGGGAGAGGCCCCAGCTGGCAGGGACCCAGAAGAACCTGGAGATGTTGGTGCTGGAGACCCCAACTCTGATCAGGGACTCCCTGTGCTGATGACTCAGGGAACAGAGGACCTAAAGAGCCCAGGACAAAGGTGTGAGAATGAGCCACTGCCGGACCCTGTTGGCCCTGAGCCCCCGGGGCCTGAGAGTCAGTCAGGGAAGGGAGACAGGGTGGAGACGGCCACACGGTTTGGGTCCACCCTGCAGCTAGACctggaagaggggaaggagagtCCGCTGGAGAAGAGGCTAGtggcaaaggaggaagaggacgaagaggaggtggaagaggaCGGCCCCAGCAGCTGCTCGGAAGACGATTACACTGAGCTGCTGCAGGAGGTGATGAGGCGTTTGAGCCCAGAAAGGGAGGGCGGAGGTGAGGTGGGTGTGGCCCTGGGTAGGGCTTGGTGTTGGGTGACAGGGATTCCTTAGGGAACACAGGAGAGGAGGTGTGGATTTGGGTCCCAGCCCAGCCATGTAGGAGCTGcttgaccctgggcaagttattttgtgttgctgagtctcagtttcctcatctgaaactAAAACCAGATAACACAGCCTTCACTAGGTCACGGACTCTGTGTACAAGTACATCGTCATGTGTTATGGATGCCAGTCATGGAAATTACTCTTTAGCCTGAAGTTTTATCTTACAAATCTTGTTTCCTGGGGACCGTGTGACTGCCCCTGAGACTGGCTGTGTGTTCGGTTGGGAGGTTGGCATCTTTTATGGCTATTTTATACACGAAGAATGCAGACCACAGACCTGCCAAATATCACATCGCTAGCAGGGGAAGGAAGGGTCTTGGACttgcccagctctgcctcttaacTGACTTTGCAACTTTGGGAAAAATTACTTAGCTCTTGggccttcagtttccccatctgtaaagcaGCTTTCTAGAATACAGTTTTCAGGATTCTATGGAACATTGTGTGTGTAATTGCCAGTCACTTAGTGGGGACTCCATACAAGTAAATGCCCTCCTGTAAAACCCACGCTTCTTGACCTTCCAGCCCAGCCTGCCTGCTGCTGCCCTTCCCAGACTTTTGCTATGAGGGCCCCTTCTCCCCACAGAGCTCTCAGCGCACGGGCTAGTGGTTTGGAGCTCTGTATGTCCAAGGGGAGCCCCTTGCTAAAGGGTCCGATCTCTCCTAGATCACAGACAACCTGACCAAGAAGGAGATTCAGATAGAGAAGATCCACTTGGACACGTCCTCCTTTGTAGAGGAACTCCCTGGAGAGAAGGACCTTGCCCACGTGGTAGAGATCTATGACTTTGAACCAGCGCTCAAGACAGAGGACCTGCTGGCAACGTTTTCTGAGTTCCAGTGAGTGGTGGCTGGGGAGGTGCTGCCTTCAGAGAGAAGCTAGGATACGCTTTGTAGCTGGGGGTGCttgcctgccccacccccagtgCCTAATGCTTcagcaagagagacagaaagtgggtGTGTTGCCTGGGTTCTGTATTCCTGGGCAGTTCACCCTGCCAGCCATCCTTGGGGAAACAGAGCACTGATTTGTTGGTCGTAGACACACCCTGGAGGCCCTAGACCTGGGCTAGCCCCTCTGCCTGGCCACATGCCTGCCAGGACCCCACGCACCCTCCCTCAGTCTTGAGGGACATGACAGCCCCCTTTCTTCCCCTTGCCCACCTTCCAGCGGCTGCTCAGTG of the Chlorocebus sabaeus isolate Y175 chromosome 8, mChlSab1.0.hap1, whole genome shotgun sequence genome contains:
- the R3HCC1 gene encoding R3H and coiled-coil domain-containing protein 1; protein product: MTQGTEDLKSPGQRCENEPLPDPVGPEPPGPESQSGKGDRVETATRFGSTLQLDLEEGKESPLEKRLVAKEEEDEEEVEEDGPSSCSEDDYTELLQEITDNLTKKEIQIEKIHLDTSSFVEELPGEKDLAHVVEIYDFEPALKTEDLLATFSEFQEKGLRIQWVDDTHALGIFPCLASAAEALTREFSVLKIRPLTQGSKQSKLKALQRPKLLRLVKERPQTNVTVARRLVARALGLQHKKKERPAVRGPLPP